In the Candidatus Mycosynbacter amalyticus genome, one interval contains:
- the trpS gene encoding tryptophan--tRNA ligase, whose translation MTNPVILTGLRANNDLQIGNYFGAMLPIIDMAKSRSHDYQVNMFIPDLHSFTTPIDHSELQAQILHNARLYAAAGLPLDDDNIHLYRQSYVPAHSELTWILDCFTGFGEMSRMTQFKDKSGKLGDSQISVGLFNYPVLMAADILLYDAKYVPVGDDQTQHLEFARDIAERMNNRFGELFVVPEPVKAQHEFFGKEQGLRIMDLVNPTKKMSKSDETGKGVIFLGDEPATAAKKIMSATTDDKASVNYNPAEQPGISNLLDILALLRGKPVAEVASQYAGMDRYGDFKKIVADEMQKFLIDLQKSYDTYDSATIVAKLEASERAMNEQAGATLLRVQRAVGLRPPKEYDEI comes from the coding sequence ATGACAAACCCCGTGATCCTCACTGGCCTGCGTGCCAACAACGATTTGCAAATCGGCAATTACTTTGGCGCGATGCTGCCTATTATCGACATGGCGAAGTCACGCTCACACGATTACCAAGTGAACATGTTTATCCCAGATCTCCATAGCTTCACGACGCCGATCGATCACAGCGAGCTGCAGGCACAGATACTACACAACGCGCGGCTGTATGCAGCTGCGGGCTTGCCACTGGATGACGATAATATTCATCTCTATCGTCAGAGCTATGTGCCAGCACATAGCGAGCTGACATGGATTTTGGATTGCTTTACGGGCTTCGGCGAAATGAGCCGGATGACACAGTTCAAAGACAAGTCGGGCAAACTAGGAGACTCGCAAATTAGTGTTGGCCTTTTTAACTATCCTGTGCTCATGGCTGCCGATATCTTGCTATACGACGCGAAATACGTCCCAGTCGGCGATGACCAGACTCAGCACCTCGAGTTCGCGCGTGATATCGCCGAACGTATGAACAACCGCTTCGGTGAACTATTTGTCGTGCCAGAACCGGTGAAAGCGCAGCACGAGTTCTTTGGCAAAGAGCAAGGCCTCCGCATCATGGACCTTGTAAATCCAACGAAGAAGATGAGCAAAAGCGACGAGACAGGCAAAGGTGTCATCTTCCTGGGTGACGAACCGGCAACCGCAGCCAAGAAGATTATGTCTGCAACCACCGATGACAAGGCGTCTGTAAACTACAACCCAGCCGAGCAGCCCGGTATCTCAAACCTACTCGACATCTTGGCATTGCTACGTGGTAAACCTGTCGCCGAAGTCGCGAGCCAATATGCAGGCATGGACCGTTATGGTGATTTCAAGAAGATCGTAGCCGATGAGATGCAGAAGTTTTTGATCGATCTGCAAAAAAGCTACGATACGTACGATAGCGCAACTATTGTGGCTAAGCTCGAAGCATCTGAGCGCGCCATGAACGAGCAAGCCGGTGCGACACTGCTGCGTGTACAACGAGCAGTTGGATTGAGGCCACCGAAAGAATACGATGAAATTTGA
- a CDS encoding alpha/beta fold hydrolase yields MLRDKLVHKVLRIPHALHVGVDRTGADIEAPTIVLIHGLARTHKVWNLALKDLPSSSRVIAVDLLGFGESPKPDWRSYNAEEQAISLHTTLRKCGVTGDIIIVGHSLGALVAIEYAKKYPARLKSLILCSTPLYKSEPRYVFNKFKLPDGETFYKSMLRNFREKPDFTKKLNYYARRAKFIDEDFVVDDKNMRSVVRSIEMAIENQSAFEWLIETKVPTSLVYGRLDPYVIKKYYKTLAKHNPNVAVYPIVAAHEINRSKPYADAVRSLLFAQNPEV; encoded by the coding sequence ATGTTACGTGACAAACTGGTGCACAAGGTACTGAGGATCCCGCATGCACTGCATGTGGGTGTGGATCGTACGGGCGCGGACATAGAGGCACCAACTATCGTATTGATTCATGGGTTGGCACGTACGCACAAAGTATGGAACCTTGCACTCAAAGATCTGCCCAGCTCGTCACGCGTGATTGCCGTCGATTTACTAGGGTTCGGCGAATCACCCAAACCGGATTGGCGCAGCTACAACGCCGAAGAGCAGGCAATCAGCCTCCATACGACACTACGTAAATGCGGCGTGACCGGTGATATCATCATCGTAGGGCACTCGCTGGGGGCGCTCGTGGCTATAGAATACGCCAAGAAGTACCCCGCACGTCTAAAATCGCTCATTCTCTGCAGTACGCCCCTCTACAAATCCGAGCCACGCTACGTGTTCAACAAATTCAAGTTGCCAGATGGCGAGACGTTTTACAAATCGATGCTGCGTAATTTCCGCGAAAAACCCGACTTCACAAAGAAGCTGAACTACTACGCACGCCGCGCCAAATTTATAGATGAGGATTTCGTAGTAGATGACAAAAATATGCGCAGTGTAGTGCGTTCTATCGAGATGGCTATAGAGAACCAGTCTGCATTTGAATGGCTTATCGAGACAAAAGTGCCCACATCACTCGTGTATGGTCGTCTCGACCCGTATGTCATCAAGAAATATTACAAAACACTCGCCAAACACAATCCAAATGTCGCAGTGTACCCCATAGTTGCAGCCCATGAGATCAATCGTAGTAAGCCATATGCAGACGCAGTACGGTCTTTGCTTTTTGCGCAGAATCCAGAGGTGTAA
- the rpsI gene encoding 30S ribosomal protein S9, whose product MADATYFYGLGRRKSATARARLYKGKGNVTINDKPAAEYLSGNKPLLAEITDPLAVVGKQKDFDITVRVSGGGVAGQVDAIKLAIAKAITVGHADLRPTLKKAELLSRDPREKERKKYGLRSARKREQFSKR is encoded by the coding sequence ATGGCTGACGCTACATACTTTTACGGTCTCGGTCGTCGCAAAAGCGCTACAGCTCGAGCTCGTCTATACAAGGGTAAGGGCAACGTGACTATTAACGATAAGCCGGCAGCAGAGTACCTCTCTGGCAACAAGCCGCTTCTCGCTGAGATTACCGACCCACTTGCTGTTGTTGGCAAGCAGAAAGACTTCGATATCACTGTCCGCGTGAGTGGTGGTGGTGTAGCTGGTCAGGTGGATGCGATCAAACTGGCGATTGCAAAAGCAATCACGGTTGGTCACGCCGATCTGCGTCCAACATTGAAGAAAGCTGAGCTGCTATCGCGTGATCCACGTGAGAAAGAACGCAAGAAATACGGTCTTCGTTCTGCTCGTAAGCGTGAACAATTTAGTAAGCGTTAA
- the rplM gene encoding 50S ribosomal protein L13, whose amino-acid sequence MVNSKTYSQKPSEITREWHLIDATELPLGRLSTVIAQLLTGKGKPTYTPHMDAGDYVVVINAKDVPVTGDKELQKIYYRHSGFPGGIKDARLEEVREKFPERIIEASVRGMLPKNKLQADRMARLKVFPGAEHAHTAQTPKKVEVK is encoded by the coding sequence ATGGTCAATTCTAAAACTTACTCTCAGAAACCATCAGAAATCACTCGCGAGTGGCACCTGATTGACGCAACAGAGCTTCCACTTGGACGCCTCAGCACTGTCATCGCGCAGCTGCTCACGGGCAAGGGTAAGCCTACTTACACTCCGCATATGGACGCCGGTGACTACGTTGTGGTCATCAACGCCAAAGACGTGCCAGTAACTGGCGATAAAGAGCTCCAGAAGATCTACTATCGCCACTCTGGTTTCCCTGGTGGCATCAAAGATGCACGCCTCGAAGAAGTTCGCGAGAAGTTCCCAGAGCGCATTATCGAAGCATCTGTTCGTGGTATGTTGCCAAAGAACAAGCTCCAGGCCGACCGCATGGCTCGCCTGAAGGTGTTTCCTGGCGCAGAACACGCGCACACCGCACAAACCCCAAAGAAAGTTGAGGTAAAGTAA
- the rplQ gene encoding 50S ribosomal protein L17, whose translation MHRHGYKGRKFGRERDQRRALMKGLATSLVEHGKIETTLPKAKELVRYIEKLITKAKKGDLHNRRLVISGLSTQAAAYKLVDEIAPQLGGRTSGHVRVTRTRLRVGDAAQMATIEFVDELKPAGKETK comes from the coding sequence ATGCACCGACATGGATACAAAGGGCGTAAGTTCGGTCGTGAGCGCGACCAACGCCGCGCACTCATGAAGGGTCTGGCGACGAGCCTTGTCGAGCACGGCAAGATTGAAACCACGTTGCCAAAAGCCAAAGAATTGGTGCGTTACATCGAAAAGCTCATCACAAAAGCAAAGAAGGGCGACCTTCATAACCGTCGCCTGGTCATCTCTGGCCTGTCGACACAGGCTGCAGCCTACAAGCTAGTGGACGAAATCGCCCCACAGCTCGGTGGTCGCACTAGCGGTCACGTCCGCGTGACACGCACGCGTCTTCGCGTAGGTGATGCTGCACAGATGGCAACAATTGAGTTTGTAGACGAACTCAAGCCTGCCGGAAAGGAGACTAAGTAA
- a CDS encoding DNA-directed RNA polymerase subunit alpha produces the protein MTKVIHNPALASVDDHSATSASFVIEPLHAGYGNTLGNSLRRVLLSSIAGGAIVSFKIEGATHEFTTVKGIKEDVVDISLNLKNVRVKVHADQPVELRLEKKGAGVVTAADIKTTADVEVINPEQVICTIDDPKGAVAIDLVIDAGRGYRTIEESSESRVHSDHIALDAVFSPVLRVRYKVDPTRVGQETNLDKLVVTVDTDGTLSPREAFEEAAAILVNQYTALAGSTIVEAAPALGQSDAEDANELNTPIEELNLTARTANALINNEIRTVQDLVTLTEQDLRELKGFGSKALDEVKDKLAELEL, from the coding sequence ATGACAAAAGTTATTCACAACCCTGCACTTGCAAGCGTCGATGATCATTCGGCTACGAGCGCGTCATTTGTCATCGAGCCACTACACGCTGGCTACGGTAACACCCTGGGCAACAGCCTTCGCCGCGTACTGCTTTCGAGCATCGCCGGTGGCGCTATTGTTTCGTTCAAAATCGAAGGTGCGACGCACGAGTTCACAACGGTAAAGGGGATCAAAGAGGATGTCGTCGACATCAGCCTGAACCTCAAAAACGTTCGTGTCAAAGTACACGCCGACCAGCCAGTTGAGCTGCGCCTCGAGAAGAAGGGTGCTGGTGTCGTCACTGCTGCCGATATCAAGACGACTGCAGATGTAGAAGTGATCAATCCAGAGCAGGTTATCTGCACAATTGATGATCCAAAGGGCGCTGTCGCTATCGATCTCGTCATCGACGCAGGTCGTGGTTACCGCACTATCGAAGAGTCAAGCGAGTCTCGTGTACACTCAGATCACATCGCGCTCGACGCAGTGTTCAGCCCAGTACTTCGCGTACGCTACAAAGTTGACCCTACTCGTGTTGGTCAGGAAACAAACCTGGACAAGCTAGTAGTCACTGTCGACACAGACGGCACATTGAGCCCGCGTGAAGCGTTTGAAGAAGCTGCGGCTATCTTGGTTAATCAGTACACAGCCCTGGCTGGTAGTACGATTGTCGAAGCTGCACCTGCACTCGGTCAGTCTGATGCCGAAGATGCTAACGAGCTCAACACTCCTATCGAAGAGCTCAACCTGACAGCACGTACAGCCAATGCGCTGATCAACAACGAAATCCGCACCGTCCAAGACCTCGTGACTTTGACTGAGCAGGATCTTCGTGAACTCAAAGGCTTTGGCTCAAAAGCCCTTGATGAAGTAAAAGATAAACTAGCGGAGTTAGAACTGTAA
- the rpsD gene encoding 30S ribosomal protein S4 codes for MARDTSPIVKQSRREGYALHPKAHKIMARKSGIPGQHAHGRQGKPSLYLTQLREKQKVRRTYGLLEKQFARLMNEASRKEGLAGENLLQLLERRIDNAVYRAGFATSRRAARQLVGHGHFLLNGRRVDIPSIRLKAGDVIEVRPKSTKSGYFTQINDVIGNSTQGPLSWMKTDAKKLTITVTGNPKREEAEVDINEQLIVEYYSR; via the coding sequence ATGGCACGAGATACATCTCCTATTGTCAAGCAGTCTCGCCGCGAAGGCTACGCGCTGCATCCAAAAGCGCACAAAATCATGGCGCGAAAATCTGGTATTCCAGGTCAACACGCACATGGCCGCCAGGGCAAGCCTAGCCTGTACCTGACACAGCTCCGCGAGAAGCAAAAAGTTCGCCGCACATACGGCCTGCTCGAGAAGCAGTTCGCACGTCTTATGAACGAAGCAAGCCGCAAAGAAGGTCTGGCCGGTGAAAACTTGCTCCAGCTCCTCGAGCGCCGTATCGACAATGCAGTCTACCGCGCAGGTTTTGCTACCAGTCGCCGTGCTGCACGTCAGCTCGTCGGCCATGGACATTTCCTACTCAACGGTCGCCGAGTCGACATCCCATCTATCCGCCTCAAAGCCGGTGATGTGATCGAAGTTCGCCCAAAGAGTACCAAGAGTGGCTATTTCACACAGATTAACGACGTGATTGGCAATTCGACACAAGGTCCACTCAGCTGGATGAAGACAGATGCAAAGAAACTGACGATTACCGTAACGGGCAATCCGAAACGTGAAGAAGCAGAAGTAGATATTAACGAACAGCTCATCGTCGAGTACTACTCACGATAA
- the rpsK gene encoding 30S ribosomal protein S11 has protein sequence MADAKTSARKKQRRSVPAGQLHIQATFNNTIVTFTDKKGNVLAAASAGACGFRGSKKGTAYAAQVAAEKAAEAVKSLHGTSTVDVFVKGVGLGRDAAIRAMSNLDIAVDSIKDVTGVPHGGVRPKKARRA, from the coding sequence ATGGCAGACGCTAAAACATCCGCTCGGAAGAAGCAACGCCGATCAGTTCCTGCTGGTCAGCTGCACATCCAAGCAACATTCAACAATACAATCGTGACGTTTACCGACAAAAAAGGTAATGTCCTCGCTGCAGCGAGCGCTGGTGCCTGTGGCTTCCGCGGAAGCAAAAAAGGTACTGCGTATGCAGCACAAGTCGCAGCCGAAAAAGCTGCAGAAGCTGTCAAAAGCCTCCATGGCACAAGCACTGTCGACGTGTTCGTCAAAGGTGTGGGCCTTGGACGTGATGCAGCGATTCGCGCGATGAGCAATCTTGACATCGCTGTAGACAGTATCAAAGACGTGACGGGTGTGCCACACGGTGGTGTCCGTCCTAAGAAAGCACGGAGGGCATAA